A window of the Arachis duranensis cultivar V14167 chromosome 5, aradu.V14167.gnm2.J7QH, whole genome shotgun sequence genome harbors these coding sequences:
- the LOC107487076 gene encoding prohibitin-3, mitochondrial codes for MGSRQAAVSFLSNIGRAAFGLGTAAAIVNTSLYTVDGGQRAVLFDRFRGILDETVGEGTHFLIPWVQKPYIFDIRTRPHTFSSISGTKDLQMVNLTLRVLSRPDTDRLPTIVQNLGLEYDEKVLPSIGNEVLKAVVAQFNADQLLTERPHVSALVRESLIRRAKDFNIVLDDVAITHLSYGNEFSRAVEQKQVAQQEAERSKFVVMKAEQERRAAIIRAEGESEAAKLISEATAATGMGLIELRRIEASREVASTLAKSPNVAYLPGGKNLLMALNPSR; via the coding sequence ATGGGCAGCAGACAGGCAGCAGTGTCCTTCCTCAGCAACATAGGCCGCGCCGCCTTCGGTCTAGGTACGGCGGCGGCGATTGTGAATACATCCCTGTACACGGTGGACGGTGGCCAGCGCGCGGTGCTATTTGACAGGTTCCGCGGCATCCTGGACGAGACGGTAGGTGAAGGCACCCATTTCTTGATCCCATGGGTTCAGAAACCGTACATCTTCGACATCCGCACCCGGCCACACACGTTTTCGTCGATCTCCGGCACGAAGGACCTCCAGATGGTGAACCTCACCCTCCGTGTTCTCTCCCGCCCGGACACTGACCGTCTTCCCACGATCGTTCAGAACCTCGGTCTCGAGTACGACGAGAAGGTGCTTCCTTCCATCGGCAACGAGGTCCTCAAGGCCGTGGTGGCTCAGTTCAACGCCGATCAGCTCCTCACGGAGCGGCCGCATGTCTCCGCCCTCGTCCGCGAGAGCCTCATCCGGCGAGCCAAGGACTTCAACATCGTCCTTGACGACGTCGCCATCACGCATCTGTCGTACGGAAATGAATTCTCGCGTGCCGTGGAGCAGAAGCAGGTGGCGCAGCAAGAGGCGGAGCGGTCAAAGTTTGTGGTGATGAAGGCTGAGCAAGAGCGGCGGGCTGCCATCATCCGTGCGGAGGGAGAGAGCGAGGCCGCGAAGCTGATCTCGGAGGCTACTGCGGCGACCGGAATGGGGCTGATTGAACTGAGGAGGATTGAGGCCTCCAGGGAAGTGGCCTCCACCCTTGCCAAGTCTCCCAATGTTGCTTATCTCCCTGGTGGCAAGAACTTGCTCATGGCTCTTAATCCTTCTCGTTGA
- the LOC107487078 gene encoding uncharacterized protein LOC107487078 isoform X1, protein MGSSGSKANSSACSSSSSSSGSFRKGRSKRHRGFPSYCLGTTSGSHDSDHEDQVCDQNKVNGSGVEIVSDEAKSKSFRKAKYDDEMPPNIDLGEWDHTASRTGSSSNHVSSTQSLNPSSRFLSRFSFIPGNISFRLSRTTSLGSSRPCPVSSGSLTIFNSEDELNPHPSHPGSLINRNETQQRRELLNASFDDRVPIQYHGGASTDFRSNAPALDSFGNLARSPTISPVADVIRDGDGTREVVDMNLFSPRIHTEAENVETRHTDRRNGAREPVDRNVRFSRTLSVGRLRDRVLRRSTLSEFTFGPLQQEREARDASWDRGREVGERDTRVPRTSQNAVNSPTTISSSSFSVHDFDVETSRSRETRYQDLLEHRSNFLERRRRIRSQVRALQRLGSRFENLSGHDRSCVLSGQHRNGRCTCRNGSRDTNSTDDTNARASISRIVMLAEALFEVLDEIHQQSVVLSSRPSVSSIGSVPAPNEVVESLPVKLYTKCHKHQEDAVQCYICLVEYEDGDSMRVLPCHHEFHETCIDKWLKEIHRVCPLCRGDICVSDTLPMEN, encoded by the exons ATGGGGTCTAGTGGCAGCAAAGCCAATTCTTCTGCTTGCAGTTCATCGTCTTCTTCTTCGGGTAGTTTCAGGAAAGGTCGATCTAAGAGGCATAGAGGCTTCCCATCTTATTGTTTGGGAACAACTTCTGGATCTCATGACAGTGATCATGAAGACCAG GTTTGTGATCAGAACAAAGTAAATGGAAGTGGAGTTGAAATAGTTTCGGATGAAGCGAAATCAAAATCCTTTAGAAAAGCCAAGTATGATGATGAAATGCCTCCTAACATCGACCTTGGCGAGTGGGATCACACGGCATCCAGAACCGGTAGCAGCTCTAATCATGTTTCTTCAACTCAGTCTTTGAATCCTTCAAGTAGATTCCTTTCTCGCTTTAGCTTCATTCCTGGTAACATAAGCTTCAGACTTAGCAGAACCACCAGTCTTGGTTCATCAAGGCCTTGTCCTGTTTCTTCTGGAAGTCTCACCATATTTAACAGTGAAGATGAACTTAATCCTCATCCAAGCCACCCTGGAAGCTTGATTAATAGAAATGAAACTCAACAACGTAGAGAATTGCTTAATGCATCTTTTGATGATCGAGTGCCTATTCAGTATCATGGAGGTGCTTCTACTGATTTTAGATCTAATGCACCAGCATTGGATTCCTTTGGCAACTTAGCAAGAAGTCCCACAATTTCTCCTGTCGCGGATGTGATTAGAGATGGGGATGGTACAAGAGAAGTGGTGGATATGAACTTGTTTTCTCCAAGAATTCATACAGAGGCAGAAAATGTTGAGACAAGACATACTGATAGACGAAATGGGGCTCGAGAACCTGTCGATCGAAATGTACGCTTCAGCCGAACTTTAAGTGTTGGAAGACTTAGAGATAGAGTACTCCGACGATCAACATTATCTGAGTTCACGTTTGGCCCTCTGCAACAGGAGAGGGAAGCAAGAGATGCTAGTTGGGACAGAGGAAGAGAAGTGGGGGAGAGAGATACGAGAGTGCCACGGACTAGTCAAAATGCTGTGAATTCTCCAACTACAATTTCTAGCTCCTCATTTAGTGTTCATGACTTTGATGTTGAGACTTCACGATCTAGAGAAACAAGGTATCAAGATCTGCTGGAACACAGGTCTAATTTCCTTGAACGGAGAAGAAGAATACGGTCCCAG GTTCGTGCTCTTCAGCGGTTGGGAAGCCGGTTTGAAAATCTGTCTGGACATGACAGATCATGCGTCTTGTCTGGTCAGCACAGAAATGGTCGTTGTACATGCCGAAACGGTAGCCGTGATACGAACTCAACTGATGATACCAATGCTAGAGCTAGCATATCAAGAATTGTGATGCTAGCTGAAGCCTTATTTGAG GTTCTGGATGAAATTCACCAGCAATCGGTTGTTCTATCTTCCCGCCCATCTGTGTCTTCTATTGGATCTGTTCCTGCACCTAATGAAGTCGTGGAATCTTTGCCTGTGAAATTATACACAAAGTGCCACAAACATCAAGAAGATGCTGTGCA ATGCTATATATGCCTTGTGGAGTATGAGGATGGAGACAGCATGCGAGTACTTCCTTGTCACCATGAATTCCATGAAACTTGTATAGACAAGTGGTTGAAGGAGATTCACAG GGTATGCCCACTATGTAGAGGGGACATTTGTGTATCAGATACACTGCCAATGGAGAACTAA
- the LOC107487078 gene encoding uncharacterized protein LOC107487078 isoform X2, translated as MGSSGSKANSSACSSSSSSSGSFRKGRSKRHRGFPSYCLGTTSGSHDSDHEDQVCDQNKVNGSGVEIVSDEAKSKSFRKAKYDDEMPPNIDLGEWDHTASRTGSSSNHVSSTQSLNPSSRFLSRFSFIPGNISFRLSRTTSLGSSRPCPVSSGSLTIFNSEDELNPHPSHPGSLINRNETQQRRELLNASFDDRVPIQYHGGASTDFRSNAPALDSFGNLARSPTISPVADVIRDGDGTREVVDMNLFSPRIHTEAENVETRHTDRRNGAREPVDRNVRFSRTLSVGRLRDRVLRRSTLSEFTFGPLQQEREARDASWDRGREVGERDTRVPRTSQNAVNSPTTISSSSFSVHDFDVETSRSRETRYQDLLEHRSNFLERRRRIRSQVRALQRLGSRFENLSGHDRSCVLSGQHRNGRCTCRNGSRDTNSTDDTNARASISRIVMLAEALFEQSVVLSSRPSVSSIGSVPAPNEVVESLPVKLYTKCHKHQEDAVQCYICLVEYEDGDSMRVLPCHHEFHETCIDKWLKEIHRVCPLCRGDICVSDTLPMEN; from the exons ATGGGGTCTAGTGGCAGCAAAGCCAATTCTTCTGCTTGCAGTTCATCGTCTTCTTCTTCGGGTAGTTTCAGGAAAGGTCGATCTAAGAGGCATAGAGGCTTCCCATCTTATTGTTTGGGAACAACTTCTGGATCTCATGACAGTGATCATGAAGACCAG GTTTGTGATCAGAACAAAGTAAATGGAAGTGGAGTTGAAATAGTTTCGGATGAAGCGAAATCAAAATCCTTTAGAAAAGCCAAGTATGATGATGAAATGCCTCCTAACATCGACCTTGGCGAGTGGGATCACACGGCATCCAGAACCGGTAGCAGCTCTAATCATGTTTCTTCAACTCAGTCTTTGAATCCTTCAAGTAGATTCCTTTCTCGCTTTAGCTTCATTCCTGGTAACATAAGCTTCAGACTTAGCAGAACCACCAGTCTTGGTTCATCAAGGCCTTGTCCTGTTTCTTCTGGAAGTCTCACCATATTTAACAGTGAAGATGAACTTAATCCTCATCCAAGCCACCCTGGAAGCTTGATTAATAGAAATGAAACTCAACAACGTAGAGAATTGCTTAATGCATCTTTTGATGATCGAGTGCCTATTCAGTATCATGGAGGTGCTTCTACTGATTTTAGATCTAATGCACCAGCATTGGATTCCTTTGGCAACTTAGCAAGAAGTCCCACAATTTCTCCTGTCGCGGATGTGATTAGAGATGGGGATGGTACAAGAGAAGTGGTGGATATGAACTTGTTTTCTCCAAGAATTCATACAGAGGCAGAAAATGTTGAGACAAGACATACTGATAGACGAAATGGGGCTCGAGAACCTGTCGATCGAAATGTACGCTTCAGCCGAACTTTAAGTGTTGGAAGACTTAGAGATAGAGTACTCCGACGATCAACATTATCTGAGTTCACGTTTGGCCCTCTGCAACAGGAGAGGGAAGCAAGAGATGCTAGTTGGGACAGAGGAAGAGAAGTGGGGGAGAGAGATACGAGAGTGCCACGGACTAGTCAAAATGCTGTGAATTCTCCAACTACAATTTCTAGCTCCTCATTTAGTGTTCATGACTTTGATGTTGAGACTTCACGATCTAGAGAAACAAGGTATCAAGATCTGCTGGAACACAGGTCTAATTTCCTTGAACGGAGAAGAAGAATACGGTCCCAG GTTCGTGCTCTTCAGCGGTTGGGAAGCCGGTTTGAAAATCTGTCTGGACATGACAGATCATGCGTCTTGTCTGGTCAGCACAGAAATGGTCGTTGTACATGCCGAAACGGTAGCCGTGATACGAACTCAACTGATGATACCAATGCTAGAGCTAGCATATCAAGAATTGTGATGCTAGCTGAAGCCTTATTTGAG CAATCGGTTGTTCTATCTTCCCGCCCATCTGTGTCTTCTATTGGATCTGTTCCTGCACCTAATGAAGTCGTGGAATCTTTGCCTGTGAAATTATACACAAAGTGCCACAAACATCAAGAAGATGCTGTGCA ATGCTATATATGCCTTGTGGAGTATGAGGATGGAGACAGCATGCGAGTACTTCCTTGTCACCATGAATTCCATGAAACTTGTATAGACAAGTGGTTGAAGGAGATTCACAG GGTATGCCCACTATGTAGAGGGGACATTTGTGTATCAGATACACTGCCAATGGAGAACTAA
- the LOC107487042 gene encoding probable LRR receptor-like serine/threonine-protein kinase At3g47570: MKQYIIHFFLITTLNSSLLWFISNTTSSSSSHALLLGNESDHLALLKFKDSISKDPFGVLDSWNTTNHFCKWQGITCNNSPKQQRVIELRLPGYYLHGSLSPQLSNLSFLRHINLENNSFYGDIPQELGLLSHLQVLYLDNNSLTGEIPINLTSCSELTYFDFSWNNLIGNIPIEIGSLSKLKELFIESNNFSGRIPPSIGNLTSLTSLVLLSNHLEGNIPQELCALQNLTYLLLDSNKFSSTLPSCLYNMSSLSVLSVSYNNIGGSLPANMFHNLPILQFFQIGKNNFSGTIPVSVTNASSLQVLDIAYNNFVGQVPSLGKLTKLRLLTVSENNLGGFPTKDLKFLKPLANCSNLYVLSISFNNFGGQLPNYIGNLSTHLSSLYLGYTQIYGKIPRELGNLVNLTLLHMQHCRFNGNIPTTFGRFQNIRALVLSENELLGDIPAFIGNLSQLFYLDLSDNMFEGSIPSSIGNCQNLQHLSFFKNNLSGTIPSEIFSISSLTTLLDLSQNSFSGNLSDEVGKLQNLNFLNLSENNLVGNIPASVAKCLSLEFLYLQGNSFSGTIPSSFVSFKGLRELDISRNHLSGSIPEGLQNLSLEYLNISFNMLDGKVPTGGVFKNVSEFAMIGNNKLCGGVSELHLPPCPSEAKKPKRHHNFKLVVVIVCVCAFFFFLSLLLTICWMRKRSKKMSSDDSPTIDQLAKVSYQSLHNGTNGFSEENLIGSGSFGSVYKGTLELEESGVAVAIKVLKLQTKGAEKSFVAECNALKNVRHRNLVKIITCCSGTDYKGQEFKALVFEFMTNGSLESWLHPSTGIANQSAARSLNLEQRFNIINDVASAFHYLHYECDRAIIHRDLKPSNILLDDLMVAHVGDFGLARLLEKNIGDSSMQTTSTGLKGTFGYAPPEYGMGYQVSMEGDMYSFGILILEMLTGKRPTDEMFMDGHNLHKYVEVSISSNIFKIVDPCILSMEEQLQPGVENCLISLFKVGLACSMESPNERMAIVDLMRELNRIKCCFPS, from the exons ATGAAGCAATACATTATTCACTTCTTTCTTATTACCACTTTGAACTCATCACTACTGTGGTTTATCTCAAACACTACTAGTAGTAGTAGTTCCCACGCATTGTTGCTAGGAAATGAGAGTGATCATCTGGCTTTGCTCAAGTTCAAGGATTCAATATCCAAGGACCCTTTTGGAGTCTTGGATTCTTGGAATACCACAAACCACTTTTGCAAGTGGCAAGGAATCACATGCAATAATAGTCCCAAGCAACAAAGAGTTATTGAATTGAGATTACCAGGATATTATCTGCATGGATCTCTGTCTCCTCAACTCAGTAATCTCTCTTTTCTGAGGCACATAAACCTCGAAAACAACAGCTTCTATGGAGATATTCCCCAAGAGCTTGGTCTCTTGTCACACCTGCAGGTACTTTATCTTGATAACAATTCTCTGACTGGTGAAATTCCTATAAACTTGACCAGTTGTTCTGAACTCACATACTTTGACTTCTCATGGAACAATTTGATTGGTAACATACCAATTGAAATTGGATCTCTTTCCAAGCTCAAAGAACTTTTCATTGAGAGCAATAATTTCAGTGGAAGAATCCCACCATCCATAGGTAATCTTACATCCCTCACTTCCCTAGTGTTGCTTTCTAATCACTTGGAGGGGAATATTCCACAAGAATTATGTGCCTTGCAAAACTTGACATATTTATTACTCGATTCGAACAAATTTTCCAGTACACTTCCGTCTTGTCTTTACAATATGTCATCTCTTAGTGTGTTATCGGTTTCATACAATAACATTGGTGGCTCTTTGCCAGCCAACATGTTTCACAACCTtcccattcttcaattttttcaaattggaaAGAATAATTTCTCTGGCACAATTCCGGTTTCTGTCACAAATGCATCTTCACTACAAGTACTTGATATTGCCTACAACAATTTTGTGGGACAAGTTCCAAGCCTAGGGAAGCTCACAAAACTCCGACTTCTAACTGTATCTGAGAACAATCTAGGTGGATTTCCAACTAAGGATTTGAAGTTCTTGAAACCATTGGCCAACTGTAGTAACTTGTACGTTCTTAGCATATCTTTCAATAACTTTGGAGGCCAGTTGCCAAATTACATTGGTAATTTGTCTACACATTTGAGCAGTCTCTATCTTGGTTATACCCAAATATATGGAAAAATTCCTAGAGAGTTAGGAAATCTGGTTAACTTAACTCTCTTGCACATGCAACATTGCCGTTTTAATGGGAATATTCCAACTACTTTTGGAAGGTTTCAAAACATTAGAGCATTAGTGTTGAGTGAAAACGAGCTCTTAGGAGACATTCCAGCCTTTATAGGCAACCTCAGCCAGTTGTTTTACTTGGATTTGTCAGACAATATGTTTGAAGGAAGCATTCCTTCAAGTATAGGAAACTGCCAGAACTTACAACATCTTAGTTTTTTCAAGAACAATCTCAGCGGAACCATACCATCTGAGATTTTCAGCATTTCTTCATTAACAACCTTATTAGACTTGTCACAAAACTCATTCAGTGGCAATCTATCTGATGAAGTGGGAAAGCTACAAAATCTCAATTTCCTGAATCTCTCTGAGAATAATCTAGTTGGCAACATTCCTGCCAGCGTTGCAAAGTGCTTAAGTTTGGAGTTCCTTTATTTGCAAGGGAATTCATTCTCCGGAACCATACCATCCTCTTTTGTTTCGTTTAAAGGTCTCCGAGAATTAGACATATCACGAAACCATTTGTCAGGGTCGATTCCTGAAGGATTGCAGAACCTTTCACTTGAGTATCTCAATATCTCTTTCAACATGTTAGATGGAAAAGTGCCGACAGGAGGAGTTTTCAAAAATGTGAGTGAGTTTGCAATGATTGGAAACAATAAGCTTTGTGGGGGTGTTTCAGAGCTTCATTTGCCACCATGCCCTTCTGAAGCTAAGAAACCAAAGAGACACCACAATTTCAAGTTGGTTGTAGTGATAGTTTGTGTGTgtgcttttttcttcttcttatcccTTCTCCTAACCATTTGCTGGATGAGGAAGAGAAGCAAGAAAATGTCTTCTGATGATTCACCAACAATTGACCAGCTGGCTAAGGTTTCCTATCAAAGCCTACACAACGGAACAAATGGATTCTCAGAAGAAAATTTGATAGGGTCTGGAAGTTTTGGCTCTGTGTATAAGGGAACTCTTGAGTTAGAAGAAAGTGGTGTTGCTGTTGCCATTAAGGTCCTAAAGCTTCAAACCAAAGGTGCTGAGAAGAGTTTTGTTGCTGAATGTAATGCACTCAAGAATGTTAGGCATCGCAATCTGGTGAAGATTATAACATGTTGCTCAGGTACAGATTATAAAGGGCAAGAATTCAAGGCTCTAGTTTTTGAGTTCATGACAAATGGAAGCCTAGAAAGTTGGTTACATCCATCAACAGGAATTGCAAATCAAAGTGCTGCTAGATCACTGAACCTTGAGCAAAGGTTTAACATCATCAATGATGTTGCCTCAGCATTTCATTATCTTCACTATGAATGCGATCGAGCTATTATTCATCGTGATTTAAAGCCAAGCAATATTCTTCTGGACGATTTGATGGTAGCTCATGTGGGTGATTTTGGCTTAGCAAGACTACTTGAGAAGAATATTGGAGACTCTTCTATGCAAACTACCTCAACTGGACTTAAAGGAACTTTTGGTTATGCTCCTCCAG AGTATGGAATGGGTTATCAAGTGTCTATGGAAGGAGATATGTATAGCTTTGGGATTCTGATATTAGAAATGTTGACTGGAAAGAGGCCCACGGATGAAATGTTCATGGACGGTCACAATCTCCATAAATATgttgaagtttcaatttcaaGTAACATTTTCAAGATTGTGGACCCTTGTATCCTTTCCATGGAAGAACAATTACAGCCTGGGGTTGAAAATTGTTTAATTTCACTGTTTAAAGTTGGACTGGCTTGTTCAATGGAATCACCAAATGAAAGAATGGCTATAGTTGATTTAATGAGAGAGCTTAATCGAATCAAATGTTGTTTTCCTTCGTAA